CTCCATATATAGGTTGTTGATCAGATAATGGTTTTGAGAATAAAAAGGTTAATAGATTTAATATTTGATGTATTGGTTTGTGTGTTAGGAGGGTTTGGTGTAATAGAAGATAATGTAGGATCAATTAATCCAGGAACAGTAGAGGAAGGGATAGTTTGAGGTTGCTAATGTGTAAAAGTTTGTATTGTTGGTATGCAAGGTAAGGTAAATTATGAGTTTTTAAGAGGTGCCTCAGATTATTTGCTCAAGATTAGCTCATTATATGGAAATTGTAGTTCATGAAAATCCATATTTTGAGTTATATAGGTCTTACCAGTGAATGAAAGGCACATGTAGCCTTTTGTGATTGGATACATATTCTAAGAATATACAGTTGTGCGACTTGTAGTTGAACTTGGCAGAATTATATGGTCGAAGATGTGGGAAGCAAGCACTCCCAAATGTCTTTAACATTATATAATCTGGCTTAGACAACAAAAGTTACTCAAAAGGAGATTTATAAGATAGAGTAATAGTGGATAAacaattaattatatatgtggCAGTAAGAAAGGATTTGTCCGACTATGTTAGTGACATTTTTGCATGAGAAAGCATTGCCAATCCTATCTCAATATTGTGGCGATGTTTTCTCTCAACATGCCCATTCTGTTCTGGGATGCAAGGACAGATAAGTGATGTGTGATTCCATGATGTTAAAGAAAACCTTTGAATGCATGAGATAAATACTGCTTACCTTATCTGATTGGAAGGTCTTAATGTAGTGTCCTATAGGTTTTTCCATAATGGCCTTGTATTGTTTAAAAGCTTCTAAGACCTGTGATTTGTTAACAAGCATATATATGGATGTATATCTTGAATATGCATCTATAAAGGTGACATAATAGCGAAAACCAATATGCGAGATCATGGGGGCAGGACCCCAAACATTTGAGTATACAAGTACAAGAGGGTTATGATACATAATTTCAGAAATAAGAAAAGGGAGTTTATGCATCTTAGCTTGCATGCAATGATCACAAACATTAATAGATGAATAAGAAGAAATAGCTCTTTTATTATTGAATGGAAGGTTACATTAAGTGAGGACATAATTTACAATTTTTGGTGTAGCATGTCGAATTCTGTAATGCCATAAAGTGCAAGAGTTACAAGGGACAAATTTTCTATATTATGAATAATGGGTGAGTGATTTTTATATGTAATAATATTGACGAAATTGTAAATGCCTTGATTTTTTTGTCTGCAAAAAAGAGTCTCATGAGTGTGTTCACGTTTGACTAAGCATGAGTGTGCATGGAATTCAAAAAATATCCTGATTGTCCTCACAGAATTTACCAACGCTTATTAGATTGTTAGTTAAATCAGGAGTACAGAGGAGGAGAttattcaaagaaaataaatgatTAGAATCTCTAGAAAGAATGTCTGATGAACCAAAATGATAGATATTCATACCTGAGCCATCTCCTAAATAACTTGCTCAGAACGATGATATTCATTGCTTGAGGCAAGATTGTGAGATGGTGTGAGACTCTATCTGGATGCCAAGAATCATCACTAACAGTAGAGGGTGCTACAATGTATGCTTGTGGTTGGTGAAATGAGGAAGATCGGATGAAGGAGTGACAGATCATGTAGAGAAAATTGTAAAAGTTTCTGGTTTGTTGAAGATGCATTGGTGGTCTAAAACCTTGTGATTTTGATGGAGATAGAAAAGTCTTATCAAAACAGTGATAGCATGACCATGCTAGGTGGCCAAGTCTATCACATACTTGGCATTCAGGTTGTGTATTGGTGAAGGAATTTCTGCCACCACGAGTGAATCTTGCCCCTATTCCATGTCTCCCTCCAAAGTTGGATTGTGAAAAATTTGCTTGAGCCATCATAGAATTTGGTTTACCAAATCTTTCTAGCATATGATCATGTGTAGATAACATACTTTCTACTTCATTTAGTGTCAATAATTCTGATCTTACTGCGATAGTGGAGATGAACATTTGATAATCCTTATTAATACCTTCAATAATAACATCTATTTGTTCTTCAAGTGTGAGATTGTTGCCTAATGCAGCAAGAGAATCAAATATGTGCTTAAGCTTTGCCATGTAATCTTGAACTGTGAGGCCAGCTTTCTTAATTGTCTTGAGTTGAGATTTGAGATGCTTGACTTTGTGTTAATCAGCTTTGATGAAATCGTCTTCTAACTTTTCCCACATTTCATAACAAAACATACATTCTACCATTTTGTTGTTAAAATCTTGATCCATTGAAGCCAAAAGAAACCATATCAGATTGTAATCTTCTTGCCTCCATTGTTGATAGGCTTTTGATTCAGTTCCAGTAAGCACATCAGCATAAGAATCAAATTGCTTTGGAATTAAATCTTTGTTGAAGTGATCTTGAAGATCTTAGCCCTTAATCATAGCAAGAGCTTGATTTAATTTGTCTTGAAATTGTGCTCCGTGAGCTTGTTGTTGATAGGATTTTGGAATGATTTTAGTGTGAAAGAAGATGAAGCAGCATTAGATGAAACAACAACATTGTTATTGGGTGAGGTAATTGAGAAGCATGGATCCTTGAACCAGAGGCTCTTGATACCATGAACGATTCTTAGAACTAATGAAGAAATTAGGCAGCAGTGAAAAAAACATAGAGAAATAGTGTATTGTATCTTAAGAGTGTTATACTAGAGGCAAACTCTACTCTTATATATACTAACCTTGAGACATTAGGAAGCTGAGTACGTACCACAAAGAACTAGGAGGCTGAATACGTATCACACTACACACAAACACAGTTCTTATTAACTGAAATAACTAACGCCAACTAAATATAGTAACCAATTACAATTAGCTAAGTTATATCCTTTtcaaatattataatatttacaacttataataatttattattatttattaagcatcaaatattattatttattaaaaattaatttcgcCGCTTATCCTGAATTAccacaaaagaacaaaaattaaaaatcctaAACCTTACTCAGTTTTCTCACACTCAAATTTCACCATTTATCCATAAAACGGAATACACGAAGGGTAATTAGACACGTAGCAGTGAAATTTAAAACCCTAAATTGAGATAAAACGCAAAATTAAAAAGACTAATTAGGAGAATTTTGCACCTTGTGGTCGATGTTGGAACGTGAAGTGAGAAGAGTGCGAATTGGGGGATTTTTGAGAATGTTCTTCAATTCCGGCTTCTGATTACCCATCTTCGATTTCATTCTCCTTTCTTGAATACTCCAGCTCAATGAATTCTGtttaagagaaattgaagagCTTCTTCCAAAGCTGTGGAGGTAATCAAGACTTCGATAGTGACGTCTGTGTTATGGAGTTGCTACTAACCGCGTAGAGCAGTGCAGTATAGACCAAGGAGGACGGACGCTCACGCCACCAAGGACGACGATGCAGATGGATAACGACACCAGCGAACACAGGAGAAACGCCACTGACTTCAGAGAACAAGCGTTGGCCAAGGTTCTACAAAATGTCAAGGGTAGTTTTgggattttgaaaaattggagGTGGATTCAGTTTGctattttaaattgaaaaaaaaattaacgtcTAGGATcctattgaaaagaaaaaaattataaagacctaattgaaaattcggTGAAACAATAGCGACAtgtagagtaattaaaccttttaaaaaaattaattttgaataaattttataactatcagcataatttttttatgttaatatctaattatatttttatatacatagagagaaaaaatattatttttaaatagcaagtataaaaattaattatttctatttgtgCAACAGACTTAATAGTTAGCACCTGATCAAATGTAAAAATATacacattaaattattttaaattttagataacgaatgttaaacttaattattaataaaaacttagactttttcatataaaagtaataactaaaaatcttattatttgattttttatctaCAGATACTTTGGTCTTTTTAATCAGAGACTTTTGTCAACCTAcgattttttttgtaaaaataatttgattttataaatcttttgtgtCATGCATTATCTATATTTTCAGAACAAAGTGaatcataattttaaaaaatttatattcttgTAATGTTATTGCGAGTAAAAATACTAGTAAAAATTAAGTCTGAGTAATTTACATTATGAACGTACTAAACTTAGTAAGTTTTTAACACTTGTATTCAAAGTgtataatttgaaataaaaggCTTTAATTGCTCTAGACTTATGAAGTCGTTGAATCATATGTCTAGGGTATGAATCCTCTtcattgttaaaaaaaattgagagtgtaaagtgtgatctctaaCCCTTCATTGCtctttttttcatatttatttttagttccacttataaaattaatgatgaaaaatcacactttacttcctcaattattaaaaaaaattgagaagatCTATTTCCTGCTTACGTTCCTATGATTTTGGAAATAAAATGGGTGATTAAGtcctaaaaataaaataaaataaaatacactATACAGAGCATAACCAGACAAGAAAGGTAAACAAAAACATCAAATTTGGGTCATAACCTAGGAAGCTGTTAGCATTAGACATGGAAGTGATACATAGAAGCTTTCAATAAGCAGGCTCGTACTTGCAAACACAGTCATATATGTTCCCTTGAACCAACTTTTCTGCCAATCTTTGGTTTTTCACCATTGCGAGCTGccaaaaaatataagaaaataatGTTTTTTGATGATTTAATCGAGAACAACACATAGGCAGACAAACACTTTGATAAACAGAATTCCCCCTcccaagaaaacaaaaatatgttAAGAAGGGGATAACTCATAAGGATTAAGGTTGGAAGAAACACTGAAGTGAGATAGATAATCCATTTGACGTATCATAATAAACTAAGGAATCTATGTAACAAAAAGCAAAGATGTTCTTTAAACAAGGAAAAATCATCATACAAGCGAACAAGAGATCTTAGTGAAGTATTAACTTCAGTAAATTCTACACTGAAATCACAAGGATGAAAATGCAAGATCAAAATTCATCTGAGCAATCCACTTACCTTCAAAGCATCACACTTGAACTGTGCATAGAGGTTGGTATGAAGAGATCTACCCATCCCTTCTAAAATTATCTGCCCAATAAAGGAAGTTTTATAATTAGAACACTTTTTCCTTGACTTTCTTAATTTTGAAGTAGTCAAACAAATAGAAATTTCCCCCACCAAATCAGCATCCTTAGCAGCGGCAGCCAGCTCAGAGCTGACCTGTCTGAAGTCTATACATGGACTACCACACCCATTCTCAACAACCATCAGGGGTACCGAAGGCAATTTTTCTTTAGAACCGTCTAATGTGTTGGTCATTGCATCCACAAGCAAGCCTCCAGACTCGGCAGCTCGCCTAAGTATGTCACAGTGCTGTAGATAAGCTCAAAGAATTAGGTCCACATTGTTGCGTTGAAATAAACAATCACATAAATTCAAGCTGCAGATTATTTGTATTTTCAAAGTGGACAAAATTAAAGGGAAGGTTGTGGAAACAAAGGAGGAAAAATAGTTAGAATGACATGACAGGTACTTAAGTAAATTCATGAGAATAATTACAAACCTTGGCAGCCTCAGCAACTATGTCAGGAAGCTCCATTGCAGTCACATCATTTAAAGCAGGAAGGGAATTTCCAACCAAAACTACCTGCACTTGACCATTATTATCATGTTCACATCATATAACTCATAGGCATAGGACCAAGTCATTGCATTATAGCAGTAAAACAAACACAGAATTCATAATTTACTCCATGATTTTCCTTGGTATACAAAGAATATAGcaatattttgttaaataatattttgtggACTATTTCTTCCTaattcatatctttcttgtttttctcttaattcACTTGAATAAAGAAAGTGAACTCACTTCAGTTCCACGACGAAGAAGCTCCCGCGCCAAGGGAAGCATCCCTAGAACGATGTCTGCACCTGAATTGTCTACAAAAAGTAAAGCCCTTCTATGTGGGAGAGGTTTCTTGTCACCACTGCCCAGCATTCTCTCTTTAAATGCATCAAAATCATCCACCTAGTTGAAAAAAAAGTTGGAACAAATGTCAACCTTGAgagaatttaaaaaatcatgTGCCCTCACAATGAGTATGTTTACGTACCCTCCAAGGTCTCTGCATTTTGTTCCGACTCATTCGATAAATTTCTATAATAGTTCCCTTATGATAGAGATCCACACATGCACGAGATCCCCAGTCAAAAATGTTTGCAGCAAGAACACCTTCAATTAGAGTAAGTAATCTTGTCTCCTGAAATAAATGAGGCTTCAAGCTTTCATATCTGTGATGAGATTGACTTTTCACTCAGCATGGAATCAAATGGAACTCTCCTTTTGTTCCCTTCACTCTTTACTTACACATCAAACATACTTTTGTTCAAAACGGAATTACATATCAATAGCATACACCAGTCTTTGTATTGCACAAAAATACTAATTTACCATTGACTTCTCAATGCAAAATTCAGATAATCAGAGCACCATAGTGATATTTAAGTATCTGTACCTCATCCAGACTGTCAAGCTCCATCAACAAGTCATGCAAAACCGCAAGTGATGCCTCATTTTCCCtgagatatataaaataaattgcAAATTTAAGTTATCAACAATGGTAAAATACTTAGCAGAATAAGGTCTATAAACAACATGAGCTCACATTCACATTGACAGGCATGTTTACTTCTTTTATCTATCGCACTCAGGCAAATATCTGTTATATCTCATGTTCAAAGTTCAATGCTGATAAAAAGTAGTTACCTCTGCTTTATACTTCTATAGGCATCGACGAATTGGAATTCTCTCAAGCACTCTTCCCTCATTTCCAATAGATTGGCCAAGCCTAACTTCCCATATGCAGCAGGCTCCTCCATCAACCTAGTCAATTGGTGGAGAATTTCATCAGTTCAATAACAATAAATGGCAATGGTTTTAGACGTTTTAACTAATACAATAGATTGACCACAAAGCAGTTAAATAGTCTCAAATGGTTCAAATCATGACACCTTGACAGGTGAGCTGAAAAAGCACGAGCAAAAGCATCGCCCCTACGTTTGGAATCATCAGTCCCACCTTCACTTGCTACAGCCTATCATGTTTTAATGAAGAACATCACAATTATATACTGCTTTAGGGGGAAAAAAATTTAGTCTATATTTCCTAACCATTATGCTTCAGAGTTCAAAGAAGTTTGGCAAGGcagtaaatactaaataataaaCCAAATAAAGCACATGTTATGTTCAATCACTGGGAAGCTCTATGTTGAACATACTTGTTTGCCCTGCCCTGGTttacctttttatttttatcctttgtAATTATTATTCTTTGCATTGCaccttcctttctttcttcaactgtaatttttaatttattgcaTTTAAAGGATATATGGACCTCTGTAATCTTTCATGATTTAATGTGTCTAACTTTATGGTGCTTGTAACATGCCATATTGTAAACATGATTACCTTATCAACAAGATCTGGCAAGTGCTCTGATAATATTGTCAACCAATATCTACATAACGTAATATACGAATTCTGTATTAGCCACGGAAGAAAAAAAACACTAGAAAATAGTGAAACCATAATTAACAATCAAGTTAAACCTTATTTGCAAGTGATAAATGAGTAACGTACTTACTCCAATTCACTATGATCTGAGAGATCAACAGTATTAGGCTCATACCTGTACAAAGAAAACTATACTTAAAATCTAAAATGCTGACAGATAACAACTATAAGTATATTATGAAATAAGTAACATGAAATGCTTCCTTGAATGAACAACATATCATGCAATAAAATATAAAGGCCATTTGTTTGTAGCTTTGCATTGCCATAGgaattaaaattactaaattataACATTGAAAGAGAAGCTCAAAGGAATTTTACTCTAAAAACTTGACAGTGTTGAGTAGTCAAGCATACATTTTCGGATCTACTAATAATGGGAACACCTCCAAAGTTGGTATTAGATGGAGAACACCAACATTTAGAGCACTGGCATCAGAACGTAGAGTACTTCCTTTTGACAAAGGAACTTCAAATCCCCCAAGTCCAGTAGTTCCAGGAGGGGTCATTGGCACCGGAGCAGTAATCTCGGTACCTTTTTGCAGAAACTTTTCCATCCATGAAATCTGTATTGGAAGCAGTAAAATTAGTGTGAATATAATAAACGTGTGTGTTACAGTATGCGACTAGTTAATTTATCTCAAGTAGTTCAGTAGCACACATATTTTCAAGACTTGCCTTCTCATTCAAATTTCTAAGCGGCGGGCCATGAATCTTGCCTCCAGTATATGGAGCTCCCATTGGGAACCTTTCAACGAATTGATGCACCATAAGATCATCTAAGCCATGTTTTTCATAGCTCATAAATGCACCTAAAGCTCCTAGAAATCCTTCATGCCGCAAGAACATAGCTTGTGCCGTCCCTTTAGACCTAAATGAGAAATATATGAATCTTAACATGATAAGATTTAATTTAAGTAAAAGCATATATACAATATTCTTGCCATGTGAGATCATCAGGAAATTTATGTACCAGAAATGAACTGCAAAAGAAATTGCATCCATGGTGTAGGCATGGCCCCTTATAAAAAATCCTCCAAAGAAGATACGCTTTAGCCCAAATCGCAGTGCATTCAAGTAAGATATCTACACAGAAGTAGTAAAAGAGAATTGGTTGGGTAATAATTGGAAGAATAAATAGTGGACAGAACATGATAACTACTGAAGGTAGAATGTAATGCCACAAAGCATGATCAACACAATTACTGTAACAGATCATCTTTATGTCGTTTTTCATAGGTAACATTTGGATCGATGATATTCATTAAAATATTTCTAaatgaaaacaataaaattcaaaataaccGTATCATTCTATTAATCTTTAGATCTTACTGAAAAAGGAAAGGTTCACAATTCATATGCAGAATAATATAGACTTTTTTGTGAA
Above is a genomic segment from Arachis stenosperma cultivar V10309 chromosome 1, arast.V10309.gnm1.PFL2, whole genome shotgun sequence containing:
- the LOC130970731 gene encoding pantothenate kinase 2-like, whose protein sequence is MATKGSNSIHRSSSRPLLDLSKAEIQGNVEEKYPTILLPNQSDDLSHLALDIGGSLIKLVYFSRHEGQSTNDKRMKILKDKLGILNGNRRSYPILGGRLHFVKFETNKINECLEFIYSKKLHCGGWESHHSDSTNDQNAVIKATGGGAYKFADLFKERLGISLDKEDEMDCLVAGANFLLKAIRHEAYTHMEGQKEFIQIDPNDLFPYLLVNIGSGVSMIKVDGDGKFERVSGTNVGGGTYWGLGRLLTNCSSFDELLELSQKGDNRTTDMLVGDIYGTDYPKIGLSASTIASSFGKATLENKELEEYRPEDISLSLLRMISYNIGQISYLNALRFGLKRIFFGGFFIRGHAYTMDAISFAVHFWSKGTAQAMFLRHEGFLGALGAFMSYEKHGLDDLMVHQFVERFPMGAPYTGGKIHGPPLRNLNEKISWMEKFLQKGTEITAPVPMTPPGTTGLGGFEVPLSKGSTLRSDASALNVGVLHLIPTLEVFPLLVDPKMYEPNTVDLSDHSELEYWLTILSEHLPDLVDKAVASEGGTDDSKRRGDAFARAFSAHLSRLMEEPAAYGKLGLANLLEMREECLREFQFVDAYRSIKQRENEASLAVLHDLLMELDSLDEETRLLTLIEGVLAANIFDWGSRACVDLYHKGTIIEIYRMSRNKMQRPWRVDDFDAFKERMLGSGDKKPLPHRRALLFVDNSGADIVLGMLPLARELLRRGTEVVLVGNSLPALNDVTAMELPDIVAEAAKHCDILRRAAESGGLLVDAMTNTLDGSKEKLPSVPLMVVENGCGSPCIDFRQVSSELAAAAKDADLIILEGMGRSLHTNLYAQFKCDALKLAMVKNQRLAEKLVQGNIYDCVCKYEPAY